In Spirochaetota bacterium, the DNA window CTTCGAGAGCCATGCGATGCCCTCGCGGCACGGCGTGCAGAAACCGCACGACTCGTGTTCATAGAATTTCAGCAATCGCCACACGGTCCGCACCATGCACGTCTCATGCGCGATGACGATGACAGCCCCGCTGCCGAGCATGCTCCCTTTCGACGATATCGATTCGTAATCGAGCGTCATATCCTCCACCTCGGAGGGCAGAAGCATGGGCGTCGATGAACCGCCGGGGATAATGCATTTCAATTCGCGGCCGCCGAGTATGCCGCCGCAATGCTCACTGATGAATTCCATGAACGGCGTACCGAGGGGTATCTCATAGACGCCGGGCTTGTTCACATGGCCGGATACGCAGAAAAGCTTTGTCCCCGGTGAGCGTTCAGTGCCCACCGAGCGGAACCATGTCGTACCGTAATTGATGATACCGCCGACATTGGCATAGGTCTCGACATTATTGACGACGGTCGGTTTTCCGTAAAAGCCCTTTATTGCCGGGAACGGCGGGCGAAGGAGCGGATGACCGCGCAACCCCGACAATGACGATATGAGCGCTGTTTCCTCACCGCAGATATACGCCCCGGCACCGCGATAGACGAACAGATCGAACGAAAAATTCGTTCCCTGAATGTTCTTTCCGAGATGACCGCCCTTGTACGCTTCGGCCACCGCAGATTCGAAGATCTTCCGCTCTCGTTCGAATTCGCCGCGTATATAGAAATA includes these proteins:
- the nuoF gene encoding NADH-quinone oxidoreductase subunit NuoF, with product MAEHERILKYRNEPGSEKLAFYQNRADGYRGLAKALAMTSADIITTVKESGLRGRGGAGFPTGEKWGFIPTDGQEHFVLCNADEGEPGTFKDREIISHNPHAVIEGMAIAGKAVNASRGYFYIRGEFERERKIFESAVAEAYKGGHLGKNIQGTNFSFDLFVYRGAGAYICGEETALISSLSGLRGHPLLRPPFPAIKGFYGKPTVVNNVETYANVGGIINYGTTWFRSVGTERSPGTKLFCVSGHVNKPGVYEIPLGTPFMEFISEHCGGILGGRELKCIIPGGSSTPMLLPSEVEDMTLDYESISSKGSMLGSGAVIVIAHETCMVRTVWRLLKFYEHESCGFCTPCREGIAWLSKILGSIVLGTSVGNEISLMEDIIRGIEGNTVCALADAGITPIKSALKKFPDEFKYAVENKRLKYQFLAE